The Thalassophryne amazonica chromosome 18, fThaAma1.1, whole genome shotgun sequence DNA window ATCAGGCTTCCACACATGCTGAACATCTCTGACATCACCGTGGAGGTCTATCACCAACGTGGACAAGCATGCTATGCACACACGAGCTGCCAGCGACAGCACCTGGTTGGACTCCTCAGTGCATCCTCGCTGGTCACTTCCAGTCAGAACTGGAAGGTTTTCAACATGACAAGCCCCCTGTTGAGCTGGCTGGGAGAAAAATCAACAGCGAGAATTCGGCAAAAAGTAGAATCAAGAGGACGGAGCGTGGAAAAAATCAAAACAGGCCTGTCCTTTCCTGATCATCCTGTCCACATGTCGAGCCTGAGGAAGGAGCAGGACGTGAGTGACTGGGCCCTGTTGGTTATCTACTCAAATACGGGGTCTGATAAAAACTCAAAGGCCAAAGCCAGTTTGCTTCACACAGCTGAACAATCCAAGTTCTTGTCCCCTGCTGAAATCAAAAACCACCGCTGGCCAAGAAGGCGCAGGAGCAAACGGGGCCAGAGAGAGGACACAGGGAGAAGTCCGCAGCTGTCCAAAAGAACAAGTGAAAGTCCTCTCTGTCAAAGAGTTGACCTACATGTTGACTTTAATCAAATTGGCTGGGGGTCTTGGATTATCTTTCCTAAAACATATAATGCCTACCGCTGTGAGGGTTCATGTTCCAGTCCTCTGGGAGAAGATCTAAATCCAACAAATCACGCTTACATGCAGGTGAGGATCAGAGActatctagctagctagctagatagcATTTTAAAGTATCACTACTGgttcttatctatctatctatctagatataTCTATCTAGGGTCCCATGATCCTTTGTGTGTATAGAATGGTTCCCGGTCACGTGGTAACATGGCATTGCACAGAGATTCATGGTTTCCTCACAGTTATAGGGAAATTAAGGACTTCCTGGAATGGGACTATCTATGGCATGGAACCTCTGTGTGATTTGTTCTGACATttgattaaaaatatattttaatcTACATAACTAATATTTGAATGCACATTTCATGCTGGCTTGCATTTCTTTCCTTTTGTGTGACAAACACTGACAGCATTTTCATTGTTTACAACCAGCAAGTTGAACCAGACCCACTCCAAATGCCCAGAGAATGATGGGACCCTCAAAGACTCAATCTAGCAAGCTAGCTCACAAACTAGCTAGCATTTTAAAATAGTCCTAGTAATGCACTGCTAGTtcttgtctatctatctatctatctatctatctatctatctatctatctatctatctatctatctatctatctatctatctatctatctatctatctatctatctatctatctatctatctatctatctatctatctatctatctatctatctatctatctatctatctatctctagaTAATTTCAGGGTCCCATGATCCTTTGTGCGCATGGAATGGTTCCCGGTCACAcactaaagccgtggtcacaacccgccgtacttgcacgtgtgtgcagtctacttgcaaaaacgtgggctaaatttggagatccgtacgtcgtaagtactgcctcagtacgaatttaggagcacgcagacaca harbors:
- the ndr2 gene encoding nodal-related 2, with protein sequence MRTLAAALHAFLLVLLAHGQQKTRDGLYTRLVHGPTQAYHLPTYMVHLYRNFRSNFSRPMDAMEQTAARNADTIRSVLAKSLMYRQRRWIATFDLNTLLADKHIQAAELRIRLPHMLNISDITVEVYHQRGQACYAHTSCQRQHLVGLLSASSLVTSSQNWKVFNMTSPLLSWLGEKSTARIRQKVESRGRSVEKIKTGLSFPDHPVHMSSLRKEQDVSDWALLVIYSNTGSDKNSKAKASLLHTAEQSKFLSPAEIKNHRWPRRRRSKRGQREDTGRSPQLSKRTSESPLCQRVDLHVDFNQIGWGSWIIFPKTYNAYRCEGSCSSPLGEDLNPTNHAYMQSLLKHYHPDRVVPPCCGPTKMSPLSMLYYENGEMLLRHHEDMIVDECGCL